DNA from Deltaproteobacteria bacterium:
GCGCTCGTGGATGTCCTGAACTCCGATGCGCCGGAAGTCGAAGCGCTGGCAGCGCGACAGGATGGTCTCCGGAAGGCGGTGCACCTCGGTGGTGGCGAGGATGAACTTGGCGAAGTCCGGTGGCTCCTCCAGGGTCTTTAAGAGCGCGTTGAAGGCGTCCCTGGTGACCTGGTGCACCTCGTCGATGATGTAGACCTTGAAGCGTGCAGCGGCGGGCTTATAGCGCACGTTCTCGATGATTTGCCGGACCTCGTCGATGCCTCGGTTCGATGCGCCGTCGATCTCGTAGACGTCGAGGGAGCCCCCGTCCGCGATCTCCCGGCAACTCGGACACTCGTTGCACGGCGTCGGCGTAGGTCCGTTCACGCAGTTCAATGCCTTGGCCAGGATGCGCGCGGCGCTGGTCTTGCCCACGCCGCGCACTCCGGTGAACAGATAGCAATGGGCGATGCGTTCGCTCTGGATGGCGTTGGTGAGGACGCGCGCGATGTGCTGTTGTCCCACCATGTCCGCGAGGCTCTGCGGACGCCACTTGCGCGCCAGGACAAGGTAGGACATGACCCTAAGGACCGCTCCGGGTGCCCGCGGCAGGCTTTCGAGGCACCCCTCAGAAAGTGACCGATCCGCCGCGCCTCCGCGACGGCTCCCGCTTGCGCGGCTGGATGCTCATTGCCGACAGCCAGGCTTCCCCGTGGCACAGGGGCGGTCCGCTACCGCTGCTTCCTTCCGGACCTGACGGGGTTTGCGGGACCCACTTGCACGGGACCCGACTGCCAGCAATCAACATCCTGGGCAACCACTTCCGTCGCCCCGAGGGGAACCTGTATCTAACAGATTTTGCCTCGCACGGCCAACGAAAACCCGGCCACGTCAATACATCCCGGCCCTGGGTACCGTCAAGTGTTCCCGGCGAATCGCAGGCAGGTTTCTCCAACTGTTTGACGGGACCTGGTTCTATACGCTACATTCAAATTTGGCCTGCTCCTGACCTTTCAAAGAGGGCTTGCATCAAATGGAATACATCGACATTGCCAAGATGGCAGGTGCATTTTCCGTTCCGTTGGTCGCCGTGGCCGCACTCTTCTACCAGATCATGTTGCACAGTCTGAGGCCGCTACGTGACGACCTGAACGCCCTGCGTGACGACTTGAATGCAGTTCGTCAGGACGTGCATTCACTCCGTAAGGACGTGCATTCCATCGACGTTCGGTTGGCGAGGGTCGAGGAAGCTGTCAAGAATCGGGCTTAGGCGAACTCCCCTTGCGCGAACAATCAACGCGCAAACCGCGGCGCGGGACGTCCCTCAGTAAACGCCGGGAACGATCCGGTACTTCACCCGTGCCTGGTACTCCGCCCACTTGTCGGCGCCGTATTTCTCGGCGCAGTGCTTGTCGTCATCGAGTTGACGGTAGGTGAACAGCGAGACGATGAAGACGAAGTAGGTCCAGGCCCACGGATTGGTGAAGTAGCCGAACGACAGGGCGATCGACAGGGCAAGGAACCCCTCGCCCAGGTAGTTGAAGTGGCGGGCGACGCCCCACAGGCCGCTGCACAGGATCTTGCGGTCACCGGCCTGGATGTACTCGGGCTCTATGAAGCCGAGAAACCGGCGATCGGGCCATCGCTTGAACGTGTATTTCTGCATGTTGGCGCCGCGTGAGATGCCCCAGCCGAACAGGAACAGCGCGGCCGTTCCGATGAGCCAGACATACGTCCACGCCGGCGAGAATCCGGGGTCCGGATAAGCGGCCATGCCCCACAAAGGGAGGATGAACAGCCATCCGTAAACCACGAAGCAGCCCCAGAACAACTTGAACCCGAGATTCTCGTGGATCAGGTCGTAGGTATAGAGCTGGACGCGCTCGAAGATGCAGTAGTCCAGTATGTAGAACGTGAAGAATGCCGCGTACAGGAAAACGCCCGGATTGGCGTCTTCGCCAAAGAGCTCGTAGTGGTACACGGCCCCGGACAGGGCGTTGAGCGACAACATCGTCCCGCCCACGACATAGAGATACATCTTTACGTCGAAGCGTTCCTTGAAGAACGACAACTCCTGGGCCCGGCCAAACCACAGCGCCAGGATGGGGTTCTTCACCTTGCCTTGCGGCTGGCTGAGCACCGCAATGACGGTAACGATGGTGGCGAAGACCGACCCGCCGGCCACGGCATAGATCGAGGAGCGGTAGAACCAGTCTCGCGGCATCCCGGTGAGCTCGAAAGCCCACACGATCAGCGCGATGGCAAACACCAGGAGGCCGTTCAGCCGGTAGTTGCGGGGCTCACCGGTCTCCGGATTGATGACATAGCCCGGAACCCGCCTTCCCGGCAGCACGAGCTGCGCCAGGAAGAACACGGCGAAGACCGCCAGCGGGGTGAGGAACCCGGCAGTCGCTTCCGTTCGGGAAAGCTCGAAGAGGTGGCCAATGCCGAGCCATTCAATCATGAGGGAATGTCTCATCCTCCATTTTCCCAGTTCAGAAACCCGTACGTAGCCAAGTAGCACGACCAAGTGAACACGGTGCAGCTGTGGAAAGCGGGGTTTGCGGTTGAACGTGATAATTGTTGGCGGAGAGGGAGGGATTCGAACCCCCGTTACCCGTAGGTAAACCTGATTTCGAGTCAGGCGCCTTCAACCGGACTCGGCCACCTCTCCGCGGTTGGATCTCTAGCGTAGCATGGCGTTTGTCGGTTGGGAACTCAGCCGCGGTTTGACGGGGCGTTCACCGAGCGGCACGCTTCCGCCTGCCCTTCCCCTCCCGGATTGCCTCCCCGCCTCATCGGTGCTAGGCCGTGGGGAGGCCTCGCGCGTCCTTCACTGCCATGAAACACAGGGTCGTATACCTGCTCGGTCCCGAGCGTATCGAAGTGCGCGAAGAACCCGTACCTGCGCCCGACGAGGGGGAGTTGTTGGTGCGAATTCGAGCGGCGACCACGTGCGGGACGGATGTGAAGGTGTTTCGGCGGGGCGGGCATCCGCGGATGTTGCGGGCGCCGACGCCGTTCGGGCATGAATTCGCGGGGTCGGTGGAGGCGCTGGGTGCCGGCGTGTCCGGTTACGAGACGGGCGACCGGGTGGTGGTGGCCAACTCGGCGCCGTGCGGGCGCTGTGCGTACTGCGAGGCGGGGCGGGAGAACCTTTGCCGCCACCTTGAGTATATCAACGGCGCCTACGCGGAGTACATCCGGATTTCCAGGCGGTTCGTCGAGGTCAGCACGTACCGTCTTGATCCGGCCCTTCCCTACGAGATAGCGGCGCTGGTGGAGCCGTTAGCCTGCGTGATCCATGGGGTCGACGCCAGCAGGCTGGACGACGGCGCCGACGTCCTCGTCCACGGAGCGGGACCCATCGGGCTGTTGCTTACCGCGGTGCTAGCGGTCCGCGGCCACGGCGTGGTGGCGGCTGACCCCAACCCGCACCGGCTCGACGTGGCGCGGACCCTTGGCGCGCGGGACACGGTGGCGGTGGCCCGTGGCGGCGGCGCGGCCGACCTCCTGCGAGCCCGTTCACGGCATGGCGACGGCTTCGACTGTGCCATAGACGCCACCGGCATACCCGAGGTGTGGCAGGACGCGGTGGCCTGCGTGCGCCCCGGAGGCGTGGTCAACCTGTTCGGCGGCTGCGCGCCGGGGACGACGATTCCCTTGGACACGGCTTCGGTCCACTACAACGAGCTTACCGTCATGGGCTCATATCATCATCGGCCGGCCACGGTCGCTCAAGCCCTGGAGATGCTGAGCCGGAAGACGCTGGACCCGCGTCCCCTTCTGTCCGCGGAGGTGCCGCTCCAGGACCTGGAGAAGGCTTTGCGGTCGATGATGGCGCGGGAGGCGCTCAAGGTAGTGGTGCGGCCTTGACGCGGCTCGCCGTTGGCGCGTGTCACACGACCCGCCGCCGCAGATACGCGCTCAGGTAGTCCACCCCCGTCACCAGCACGTACAGGGCGATGAGCAGCGTCAGGAGCTGCTGTTCCAGGAACAGGCTCATGGCGATGTGGATGCGCTGGCCGAGGCCGCCGGCGCCGACGAAGCCCAGCACGGCGGCGACGCGGATGTTCACCTCCCAGCGGTAGAGCGTGTAGGAGATGAACTGCGGCAACACCTGGGGCAGGATGCCGTAGAACAGGATCTGTATCTTGCCGGCGCCGGTGGACTGGAGCGACTCGACGGGTTGCAGGTCCACGTCCTCCAGCACTTCGGCGAAGAGCTTCCCGAGCACCCCGCCGGTGTGCACGCCGAGAGCCAGCACGCCCGGAAACGGGCCCAGTCCCACAAGAAAGACGAAGACCAGCGCCCACAGCATTTCCGGGATGGTGCGCAGGAAGTTCAGGATCGCCTTGGCCGCGAGGTACGGAATACGCCGCAGTGCACCGAAGCTCCGCCGGGGCTCCATCTCGTAGAGCAGGCCCGCGTACACGAGGTTGCGCGCGCCGAAGAAGGCCAGCGACAGTGCGATGACCGCCGACAGCACGGTGCCGACCAGGGAGATGGCCAGGGTTTCCCACGCCCCGGCCACGGCATCGGCCACCACCTTGGACGAGAGGTCTGGTGGGAAGAGCCGCTGCACGTACTCGGCGATGGCGCCGCCGCCGTCGGCGCTGAAGAGCATGCCGAGGTTGATCTCCGATCCCTGATAGCTCCATACGAAGAGAGCCGCCAGGAGGCCCAGCATCACATAGGTGGAGACGCGCGAGCGCTCGCGCGCTCCGGCCCTGAGCGCCCGCACCTCGTCCATCGTCGCCGCGGTTTGATGCGACGGCGTCACAGCAGCGACCTCACCTTCGCGCTCACGTAGTCCGCTCCCGCCACCAGCGCGAAGAGGATGAGCAGCAGGGTCGTGACCTCGTGGAAGTTGAACATGCGGATGGAGATCTGGATCTGCTGGCCGATGCCGCCCGCGCCCACGAGGCCCAGGATGGCCGAGGTCCGCACGGCGCACTCCCAGCGGTACAGGGTGTACGAGGTGATGTTGGGCAGCACCTGCGGGAACCAGCCGTAGAAGAAGATCTGCAGGCGCCCCGCGCCCGTGGACTGGATGGCTTCCAGCGGCCGCTCGTTCACCGATTCGAAAATCTCGGAATACACCTTGCCGAGCATGCCGCCGTAGGCCACGCCGATGGCGAGCACGCCGGGGAACGGCCCCAGGCCCACCGCGCGCACGAACATGAAGGCCCAGACGAACTCCGGGATGCAGCGGAACAGGCTCAGCAATGCCCGCGCCAAGCCGTAGAGGCAGACCTTGAGGCCGTGTCTCAGGCCGGCGTTGCGGAACTCGGTCTCATGGAGGATGCCCTGGAAGCTGAAGGTGCTGGTGGCCAGCAGGCCCAGCGGAAAGCCGATCAGCACCGCGATCAGCGTTCCCATGACCGAGATCTGGATGGTCTCGATGGTCGGCCGCACCATGAGTTCCAGGAACTCCCAGGACAGCTCCGGCGGATACATGCCGGTGACGAACCGCCACAAGTGCTCGCGGCCCTCGGCCTCGAAGAAGATTCCCAGGTCGACTTCGGCCCGGCGCCAGCTATCCGCCAGCAAAATCAGGAAAAGACCGCCGAATACGTAGGGGAAGACGGATCGGGACCCCAAGGTCCGGGAAAGAGCGCTGGTGGACACCGAGTCAGATCTCGACGCGCGGATGTTCCTCTTCCGGTCCATACGCGCGGCCGTTGGCGCCGTTTGCCGGTGCGTGGCCGGAGTAAAGCTCCTGCAAAAGCTCGGGGGTCACGTCGGCCGTAGCGGTATCGAAGAGCTTCACGCCCTGCTTCATGCCCACGACCCTGGGGAAGTAGGACAGGGCGAGGTCTGTGCTGTGCAGGTTCACCATCAGGGTCTTGCGTGTCTGCTCGCTGATGGCGATGAGCAGCTTGATGATGGTCTCGGCCAGGGACGGGTCCACCGACGACACGGGCTCGTCGGCCAGGATCACCTCGGGGTCCTGCATCAGCACGCGGGCGATGGCCACGCGCTGCTGCTGCCCGCCGGACAGCTCGTCCGTGCGGCTGAAGAGCTTCTCGGCGATGCCCACGTCGGCGAGCGCCCGGTGGGCGGCCTCCAGGTGAGCGGGGCGCACCAGGGACGCCAGGGAGCCTAGCAGCGACCAGCTCCCCAGCCGCCCGGAAAGCACGTTGTGGACCACGCGCAGGCGCGGCACCAGGTTGTGCTGCTGGTAGATGGTGCCGATGCGCCGGCGCATCTCCCGCAGACGGCGGCCGTACAGCTCGCGCACCTCCTCGCCGTCGATGCGCAGCCGGCCCGAGGTGGGCCGGATGGTGCAGTTGAGCATGCGGAAGAGCGTGGTCTTCCCCGCCCCGCTGGGTCCGATGAGGGCGACCCGCTCGCCCTGGGCCACCGTCAGGTCGAACCCTTCCAGGGCCACCTGGCGGCGTCCGAATTCCTTGCGGACGCTCTCCAGGTGGTATTGGTGCGGCGCCGTCAATTCACCTTCAGCATGCCGGCCGCGATGGCCGCCTTCCTGATGCCGTCCCAGTCCGAATCCTTGGCGGGAATGAACTTGCGGGTGCGCTGCAGGTCCATGATCTCCTTGTGTGCGGGTTTGGCGTAGTCGAGCTTCAGGAGCGCCTGCTTGAACTTCTCGCGGACCTCCTCGGAAACGCCGCCCCGGGCCACCCACACGTAGTCGACGTACGGCGGCGTAGTCCAGAACACGTGGACCTTTCCGGTGTCGATCTTCTTGTTGTCGACCAGCTTCTTCCACACCAGGAAGTTGAGGGCGCCGGCGTCTACCCGGCCCGCCGCGACCCAGGCGGCGGTGGCGTCATGCGCACCGCTGAAGCCGAACTTGTTGAAATCCCGCTCGGGCTCCACGCCGGCCGCCTTGAGGAAGTGACGCGGCATCAGGTGCCCGGAGGTGGAGCTGACGCTGCCGAAAGCGAAGGTCTTGCCCTTGAGGTCGGCCAGTTCCTTGATGCCGGAGTCCGTACGCGTGACGAACACGCTCTTGAAGCTCGCGTCCTCCTCGCGCATGGCCAGCCGTGTGGCCCCCTGGGCGCGCTCAACTGCCTGGACCGAGGTGAAGCCGCCGTACCAGACGATGTCGAGGCGGTTCGCCGCCAACCCTTCCACGGTGGCCGCGTAGTCCACCACCGGAACGAACTTGACCTCCACGCCCACTTCCTTTGCGATATAGTCGGTGAAGGGCTTGTACTTGCGCAACAGCTCCTGCGGATCCTCGTCCGGGATCGCCGACACCCGCAGCGTGTC
Protein-coding regions in this window:
- a CDS encoding DUF1295 domain-containing protein, whose amino-acid sequence is MIEWLGIGHLFELSRTEATAGFLTPLAVFAVFFLAQLVLPGRRVPGYVINPETGEPRNYRLNGLLVFAIALIVWAFELTGMPRDWFYRSSIYAVAGGSVFATIVTVIAVLSQPQGKVKNPILALWFGRAQELSFFKERFDVKMYLYVVGGTMLSLNALSGAVYHYELFGEDANPGVFLYAAFFTFYILDYCIFERVQLYTYDLIHENLGFKLFWGCFVVYGWLFILPLWGMAAYPDPGFSPAWTYVWLIGTAALFLFGWGISRGANMQKYTFKRWPDRRFLGFIEPEYIQAGDRKILCSGLWGVARHFNYLGEGFLALSIALSFGYFTNPWAWTYFVFIVSLFTYRQLDDDKHCAEKYGADKWAEYQARVKYRIVPGVY
- a CDS encoding alcohol dehydrogenase catalytic domain-containing protein is translated as MKHRVVYLLGPERIEVREEPVPAPDEGELLVRIRAATTCGTDVKVFRRGGHPRMLRAPTPFGHEFAGSVEALGAGVSGYETGDRVVVANSAPCGRCAYCEAGRENLCRHLEYINGAYAEYIRISRRFVEVSTYRLDPALPYEIAALVEPLACVIHGVDASRLDDGADVLVHGAGPIGLLLTAVLAVRGHGVVAADPNPHRLDVARTLGARDTVAVARGGGAADLLRARSRHGDGFDCAIDATGIPEVWQDAVACVRPGGVVNLFGGCAPGTTIPLDTASVHYNELTVMGSYHHRPATVAQALEMLSRKTLDPRPLLSAEVPLQDLEKALRSMMAREALKVVVRP
- the phnE gene encoding phosphonate ABC transporter, permease protein PhnE, with amino-acid sequence MDEVRALRAGARERSRVSTYVMLGLLAALFVWSYQGSEINLGMLFSADGGGAIAEYVQRLFPPDLSSKVVADAVAGAWETLAISLVGTVLSAVIALSLAFFGARNLVYAGLLYEMEPRRSFGALRRIPYLAAKAILNFLRTIPEMLWALVFVFLVGLGPFPGVLALGVHTGGVLGKLFAEVLEDVDLQPVESLQSTGAGKIQILFYGILPQVLPQFISYTLYRWEVNIRVAAVLGFVGAGGLGQRIHIAMSLFLEQQLLTLLIALYVLVTGVDYLSAYLRRRVV
- the phnE gene encoding phosphonate ABC transporter, permease protein PhnE, with translation MSTSALSRTLGSRSVFPYVFGGLFLILLADSWRRAEVDLGIFFEAEGREHLWRFVTGMYPPELSWEFLELMVRPTIETIQISVMGTLIAVLIGFPLGLLATSTFSFQGILHETEFRNAGLRHGLKVCLYGLARALLSLFRCIPEFVWAFMFVRAVGLGPFPGVLAIGVAYGGMLGKVYSEIFESVNERPLEAIQSTGAGRLQIFFYGWFPQVLPNITSYTLYRWECAVRTSAILGLVGAGGIGQQIQISIRMFNFHEVTTLLLILFALVAGADYVSAKVRSLL
- a CDS encoding phosphonate ABC transporter ATP-binding protein; amino-acid sequence: MTAPHQYHLESVRKEFGRRQVALEGFDLTVAQGERVALIGPSGAGKTTLFRMLNCTIRPTSGRLRIDGEEVRELYGRRLREMRRRIGTIYQQHNLVPRLRVVHNVLSGRLGSWSLLGSLASLVRPAHLEAAHRALADVGIAEKLFSRTDELSGGQQQRVAIARVLMQDPEVILADEPVSSVDPSLAETIIKLLIAISEQTRKTLMVNLHSTDLALSYFPRVVGMKQGVKLFDTATADVTPELLQELYSGHAPANGANGRAYGPEEEHPRVEI
- a CDS encoding putative selenate ABC transporter substrate-binding protein, with the translated sequence MRSKLARLLAVMVLVVWTVCGIAAADTLRVSAIPDEDPQELLRKYKPFTDYIAKEVGVEVKFVPVVDYAATVEGLAANRLDIVWYGGFTSVQAVERAQGATRLAMREEDASFKSVFVTRTDSGIKELADLKGKTFAFGSVSSTSGHLMPRHFLKAAGVEPERDFNKFGFSGAHDATAAWVAAGRVDAGALNFLVWKKLVDNKKIDTGKVHVFWTTPPYVDYVWVARGGVSEEVREKFKQALLKLDYAKPAHKEIMDLQRTRKFIPAKDSDWDGIRKAAIAAGMLKVN